The Micromonospora sp. Llam0 genome contains a region encoding:
- a CDS encoding ribose-phosphate diphosphokinase, with product MGSIVAENRKSLMLFTGRGFPELAEEIGEVLGIAPTPSDSYEFSNGEIFVRFKESVRGSDAFVVQSVTHGVNRWVMETLIMIDALKRGSAKRITVVLPFYPYSRQDKKHRGREPISARLIADLLRTAGANRILTVDLHTAQIQGFFDGPVDHLFAMGILAGYVEERFAGRPMTVVAPDSGRVRVAERWTDRLGGCPLAFIHKTRDPLKPNQVVANRVVGDVEGRVCLIVDDMIDTGGTITKAAEILYEAGASDIAVAATHALLSDPATERLKNSRISEVVVTNTLPLPAEKQLDKLTVLSIAPLLARAIREVFDDGSVTTLFGGLS from the coding sequence ATGGGCAGCATCGTCGCCGAGAACCGCAAGAGCCTGATGCTTTTCACCGGCCGGGGTTTCCCCGAGCTCGCCGAGGAGATCGGTGAGGTGCTCGGCATCGCACCCACCCCGTCCGACTCGTACGAGTTCTCCAACGGTGAGATCTTCGTCCGGTTCAAGGAGTCGGTCCGCGGCTCGGACGCGTTCGTCGTCCAGTCGGTCACCCACGGCGTCAACCGCTGGGTGATGGAGACCCTGATCATGATCGACGCGCTGAAGCGTGGCTCGGCCAAGCGGATCACCGTGGTGCTGCCGTTCTACCCGTACTCGCGTCAGGACAAGAAGCACCGCGGCCGGGAGCCGATCTCCGCCCGGCTGATCGCCGACCTGCTGCGCACCGCCGGGGCGAACCGGATCCTCACCGTCGATCTGCACACCGCGCAGATCCAGGGCTTCTTCGACGGCCCGGTCGACCACCTCTTCGCGATGGGCATCCTGGCCGGCTACGTCGAGGAGCGCTTCGCCGGACGGCCGATGACCGTGGTCGCCCCGGACTCCGGCCGGGTACGGGTGGCCGAGCGCTGGACCGACCGGCTCGGCGGCTGCCCGCTGGCCTTCATCCACAAGACCCGGGACCCGCTCAAGCCGAACCAGGTGGTGGCGAACCGGGTGGTCGGCGACGTCGAGGGCCGGGTCTGCCTGATCGTCGACGACATGATCGACACCGGCGGGACGATCACCAAGGCGGCGGAGATCCTCTACGAGGCCGGCGCGTCGGACATCGCGGTCGCGGCCACCCACGCGCTACTGTCCGACCCGGCCACCGAGCGGTTGAAGAACAGCCGGATCAGCGAGGTGGTGGTGACCAACACCCTGCCGTTGCCGGCGGAGAAGCAGTTGGACAAGCTCACCGTGCTGTCCATCGCGCCGCTGCTGGCCCGGGCGATCCGCGAAGTCTTCGACGACGGCTCGGTGACGACGCTGTTCGGCGGGCTGAGCTGA
- the rsmA gene encoding 16S rRNA (adenine(1518)-N(6)/adenine(1519)-N(6))-dimethyltransferase RsmA, with the protein MTELLGPAQLRELAGRLAVAPTKRLGQNFVHDPNTVRRIVSAADLPPDAVVLEIGPGLGSLTLGLLDQVRHLHAVEIDPVLAGALPPTVAGCGGDLARLTAHTADALRITAAGLGGPEPTALVANLPYNVAVPVVLHLLAELPGLRQGLVMVQKEVADRLVAGPGSRTYGVPSVKLAWYAAARTAGRVPPSVFWPAPNVDSGLVAFTRREPPTIPPGQPVDGFRRRVFAVVDAAFAQRRKTLRAALAGWAGGADRAAAVLATAGVDPGARGEALTVTQFAAIAAAAPLAETVAE; encoded by the coding sequence GTGACCGAGCTGCTCGGCCCGGCGCAGCTCCGGGAACTGGCCGGCCGGCTGGCGGTGGCGCCCACCAAACGGCTCGGGCAGAACTTCGTGCACGACCCGAACACGGTCCGGCGGATCGTGTCCGCCGCCGACCTGCCGCCGGACGCGGTGGTGCTGGAGATCGGCCCCGGGCTCGGCTCGCTGACCCTGGGCCTGCTCGACCAGGTACGCCACCTGCACGCGGTGGAGATCGATCCGGTACTGGCCGGCGCGCTGCCGCCGACCGTCGCCGGCTGCGGCGGTGACCTCGCCCGTCTGACCGCGCACACCGCCGACGCGCTGCGGATCACCGCCGCCGGTCTCGGCGGGCCGGAGCCGACGGCGCTGGTGGCCAACCTGCCGTACAACGTGGCGGTGCCGGTGGTGCTGCACCTGCTCGCCGAGCTGCCCGGCCTGCGGCAAGGGCTGGTGATGGTGCAGAAAGAGGTGGCCGACCGGCTGGTCGCCGGCCCGGGTTCACGCACCTACGGCGTACCGTCGGTGAAGCTGGCCTGGTACGCCGCCGCCCGCACCGCCGGTCGGGTGCCGCCGAGCGTGTTCTGGCCGGCGCCCAACGTCGACTCCGGGCTGGTCGCGTTCACCCGGCGGGAGCCGCCGACGATCCCGCCGGGCCAGCCGGTGGACGGGTTCCGCCGGCGGGTCTTCGCCGTGGTGGACGCCGCGTTCGCGCAGCGCCGCAAGACGCTGCGGGCGGCGCTGGCCGGCTGGGCCGGCGGGGCGGACCGGGCGGCGGCGGTGCTGGCCACGGCCGGGGTCGACCCGGGCGCGCGAGGCGAGGCATTGACCGTGACGCAGTTCGCGGCGATCGCTGCGGCGGCGCCGCTGGCCGAAACGGTGGCCGAGTAG
- a CDS encoding 50S ribosomal protein L25/general stress protein Ctc — MSEVKISAEPRTEFGKGGARRTRRAGKVPAVLYGHGEKPKHIALPAREFAAAIRHGGANQLFAIEITDGTQALALTKAIQRDPVKDTFEHVDLLLVRRGEKVTVDISVQLVGEPAKGTLVMHEHDTLSVSAEATRVPESLEVSIEGLEPGSHVTAGDVQLPGGVELTGDPATVLVVVSAAPSAAQLDTEAGEETAEGAVPEGAAEQPV, encoded by the coding sequence GTGTCCGAGGTAAAGATCAGCGCCGAGCCCCGCACCGAGTTCGGTAAGGGTGGTGCCCGCCGTACCCGCCGGGCCGGCAAGGTGCCCGCCGTGCTGTACGGCCACGGCGAGAAGCCCAAGCACATCGCGTTGCCCGCCCGTGAGTTCGCCGCCGCGATCCGGCACGGCGGCGCCAATCAGCTGTTCGCCATCGAGATCACCGACGGCACCCAGGCGCTGGCGTTGACCAAGGCGATCCAGCGTGACCCGGTCAAGGACACCTTCGAGCACGTCGACCTGCTGCTGGTCCGTCGGGGCGAGAAGGTCACCGTGGACATCTCGGTGCAGCTGGTCGGCGAGCCGGCCAAGGGCACCCTGGTGATGCACGAGCACGACACGCTGTCGGTCAGCGCCGAGGCGACCCGGGTGCCGGAGTCGCTGGAGGTGTCGATCGAGGGTCTGGAGCCTGGCTCGCACGTCACCGCCGGCGACGTTCAGCTGCCGGGCGGGGTCGAGTTGACCGGCGACCCGGCGACCGTGCTCGTGGTGGTCTCCGCCGCGCCGAGCGCCGCCCAGCTCGACACGGAGGCGGGCGAGGAGACGGCCGAGGGGGCCGTTCCCGAGGGCGCCGCCGAGCAGCCGGTCTGA
- the glmU gene encoding bifunctional UDP-N-acetylglucosamine diphosphorylase/glucosamine-1-phosphate N-acetyltransferase GlmU produces MKSALPKVLHPLLGRTLVGHVLAAAAAAAAERTLVVVGHRAEQVTAHLSEIAPAAVPVLQAVQHGTGHAVRLAMAAAPDATGTVVVLNGDVPLLRPETVTELIEAHESAGAAATVLTAEVADPTGLGRIVRDPAGGLERIVEERDASPEQRRIREINAGIYAFDAAGLRDALGKLTTDNDQGEEYLTDAVGLLAAAGAPVGVHVAADVTETLGCNDRVELARLRRLLADRVNEGWMRAGVSILDPATTWIDVTVHLERDAVVEQNTQLYGTSTVGAEATVGPDVTLIDTTVGPGATVLRSHAVQARIGAGASVGPYAYLRPDAQLDERAKVGTFVEVKKSQIGAGAKVPHLSYVGDATIGARANIGAATIFVNYDGVHKSHTTVGESAFVGCDSSLIAPVEIGAGAYVGAGSVVNRDVPPGALAVTRAQQRTVDGWVQSRRPGTAAAAAAERAGAGAAGAENGQVGVGNGQVGAGNGEAAHHHGAGDPVPGDTATD; encoded by the coding sequence ATGAAATCGGCGCTACCCAAAGTGCTGCACCCGCTGCTCGGCCGGACCCTGGTCGGGCACGTCCTCGCCGCCGCTGCGGCCGCCGCCGCCGAGCGCACCCTGGTCGTCGTCGGACACCGCGCCGAGCAGGTCACCGCCCACCTGTCGGAGATCGCCCCGGCGGCCGTGCCGGTGCTGCAGGCCGTGCAGCACGGCACCGGGCACGCGGTCCGGCTGGCGATGGCGGCCGCCCCCGACGCCACCGGCACCGTCGTGGTGCTCAACGGCGACGTACCGCTGCTGCGCCCGGAGACGGTGACCGAGCTGATCGAGGCACACGAGTCGGCCGGCGCGGCCGCTACCGTGCTGACCGCCGAGGTCGCCGACCCGACCGGTCTGGGCCGGATCGTCCGCGACCCGGCCGGCGGCCTGGAACGCATCGTCGAGGAGCGCGACGCCAGCCCGGAGCAGCGCCGGATCCGCGAGATCAACGCCGGGATCTACGCCTTTGACGCGGCCGGGCTGCGCGACGCGCTCGGCAAGCTCACCACCGACAACGATCAGGGCGAGGAGTACCTGACCGACGCCGTCGGCCTGCTCGCCGCCGCCGGAGCGCCGGTCGGCGTGCACGTCGCCGCCGACGTGACCGAGACCCTGGGCTGCAACGACCGGGTGGAGCTGGCCCGGCTGCGCCGGCTGCTCGCCGACCGGGTCAACGAGGGCTGGATGCGCGCCGGGGTGAGCATCCTCGACCCGGCCACCACCTGGATCGACGTGACCGTGCACCTGGAACGCGACGCCGTCGTCGAGCAGAACACCCAGCTGTACGGCACCAGCACGGTCGGTGCCGAGGCCACCGTCGGGCCGGACGTCACGCTGATCGACACCACTGTCGGCCCGGGCGCGACCGTGCTGCGCTCGCACGCCGTGCAGGCCCGGATCGGCGCCGGCGCCAGCGTCGGCCCGTACGCCTATCTGCGCCCGGACGCCCAGCTCGACGAGCGGGCCAAGGTCGGCACCTTCGTCGAGGTGAAGAAGTCGCAGATCGGCGCGGGCGCCAAGGTGCCGCATCTGAGCTACGTCGGGGACGCCACGATCGGCGCCCGGGCCAACATCGGCGCGGCGACGATCTTCGTCAACTACGACGGGGTGCACAAGAGTCACACCACGGTCGGGGAGTCCGCCTTCGTCGGCTGCGACAGCAGCCTGATCGCCCCGGTCGAGATCGGCGCCGGCGCGTACGTCGGCGCAGGCAGCGTGGTGAACCGGGACGTGCCGCCCGGCGCGCTCGCCGTCACCCGGGCCCAGCAGCGCACGGTCGACGGCTGGGTGCAGTCCCGCCGGCCGGGCACCGCCGCCGCGGCGGCGGCCGAGCGCGCCGGGGCCGGTGCGGCCGGTGCCGAAAACGGGCAGGTCGGGGTCGGTAACGGGCAGGTCGGGGCCGGTAACGGTGAAGCGGCCCACCATCACGGTGCCGGCGACCCGGTTCCGGGAGATACTGCGACTGACTAG
- a CDS encoding 4-(cytidine 5'-diphospho)-2-C-methyl-D-erythritol kinase encodes MTEAWRPGDEDEGFRRGARSSVKVRVPAKINLRLAVGPLRSDGYHEVSTVYHAIALYDELTARRADTLILTMDGEGTGELALDDSNLVLRAARALAAHARVPAHARLHLRKQIPLAAGLAGGSADAAAALVACDELWGTGLSRDDLAGLAAGLGSDVPFLLHGGTALGTGRGEAISPVLARPTTWHWVVAVADGGLSTPQVYAELDRLRAAGAAPPPVGAADELLAALRQRDPQVLAGALGNDLEPAALSMRPAIKQVLDTGVAAGALAGMVSGSGPTCVFLAAAAAGAATVAAALDDAGVCRDVHLAHGAVPGARLV; translated from the coding sequence GTGACCGAGGCGTGGCGGCCGGGCGACGAGGACGAAGGGTTCCGTCGCGGCGCGCGCAGCTCGGTCAAGGTACGGGTGCCAGCCAAGATCAACCTGCGGTTGGCCGTCGGCCCGCTCCGGTCCGACGGCTACCACGAGGTGAGCACCGTCTACCACGCGATCGCGCTCTACGACGAGCTGACCGCCCGACGGGCCGACACCCTGATCCTGACCATGGACGGTGAGGGCACCGGCGAGCTGGCGCTGGACGACTCCAACCTGGTGCTGCGTGCCGCCCGGGCGCTGGCCGCGCACGCCCGGGTCCCCGCGCACGCCCGACTGCACCTGCGCAAGCAGATCCCGCTCGCCGCCGGCCTGGCCGGCGGCAGCGCGGACGCCGCCGCCGCGCTGGTCGCCTGCGACGAACTGTGGGGGACCGGGCTGTCCCGGGACGATCTGGCCGGGCTGGCCGCCGGCCTCGGTTCGGACGTGCCGTTCCTGCTGCACGGTGGCACCGCGCTGGGCACCGGCCGGGGCGAGGCGATCAGCCCGGTGCTGGCCCGACCCACCACCTGGCACTGGGTCGTCGCGGTGGCCGACGGCGGCCTGTCCACCCCTCAGGTCTACGCCGAGCTGGACCGGTTGCGCGCCGCCGGTGCGGCGCCGCCGCCGGTCGGCGCCGCCGACGAGTTGCTGGCCGCGCTGCGCCAACGGGATCCGCAGGTACTGGCCGGCGCGCTCGGCAACGACCTCGAACCGGCCGCGTTGTCCATGCGTCCGGCGATCAAGCAGGTGCTGGACACCGGGGTGGCCGCCGGGGCGCTGGCCGGTATGGTCTCCGGGTCCGGCCCGACCTGTGTCTTCCTGGCCGCGGCCGCGGCCGGTGCGGCCACCGTCGCGGCCGCGCTGGACGACGCCGGGGTCTGCCGTGACGTGCACCTCGCGCACGGTGCGGTACCCGGTGCCCGGCTAGTCTGA
- a CDS encoding DUF4383 domain-containing protein: MAHIPVNHPLRPVYRTIAGLTGLYVLIFGVAGTVATWGDPLFARDDVWVLGLRTNLAFSMSSIVYGGLILIGAVIGGRAGHLANLTIAVVFMVTGLLMMALLQTDANFLNFSMSTVIVSLIFGLIFLATGLYDKVGPAEAAGDEERYRRGAHRPAEQARR, from the coding sequence ATGGCGCACATCCCGGTCAACCACCCGCTGCGGCCGGTCTACCGGACGATCGCCGGGCTGACCGGCCTGTACGTGCTGATCTTCGGCGTCGCCGGAACGGTCGCGACCTGGGGTGATCCGCTGTTCGCCCGGGACGACGTCTGGGTGCTCGGGCTGCGCACCAACCTCGCGTTCTCGATGTCTTCGATCGTCTACGGCGGGCTGATCCTGATCGGGGCGGTCATCGGCGGCCGGGCCGGGCACCTGGCCAACCTCACCATCGCGGTGGTCTTCATGGTCACCGGCCTGCTGATGATGGCCCTGCTGCAGACCGATGCCAACTTCCTGAACTTCTCGATGTCGACCGTGATCGTGTCGCTGATCTTCGGCCTGATCTTCCTGGCCACCGGCCTGTACGACAAGGTGGGGCCGGCCGAGGCAGCCGGCGACGAGGAACGCTACCGGCGCGGCGCGCACCGACCGGCCGAGCAGGCCCGGCGGTGA
- a CDS encoding ABC-F family ATP-binding cassette domain-containing protein, whose amino-acid sequence MVNIVNLDRVSKGYGAAGQLLTEVSLGLDDSDRIGVVGLNGAGKSTLLRLLTKAEEPDAGRVTHRRDLRVAALPQTLDLAGDASVRDVVLGTAWLAEGFGAEHEWAGDAGVRTVLDGLGMPHLGLDQPVGPMSGGERRRVALAALLIRPAELLILDEPTNHLDVAGVAWLAAYLVQRRRGALVVVTHDRWFLDEVCTNTWEVADQTVRAYEGGFAAWTLARAERERVAAATEARRQNLLRKEIAWLRRGPPARTSKPRFRIEAANALIADVPPPRDTVSLHRLATARLGKQVYELDDVTAYAGEKLILDGLTWQIGPGDRFAIVGANGAGKTTLLRLLAGVRAPQQGRVVTGATVRPAFLSQELAELPGELRVLEAVEEVARRVVFGDRELAATQFAEMFGFTDRRLWTPVGDLSGGERRRLQLLRLLAGEPNVLLLDEPTNDLDTDTLAALEDLLDSWPGTLIVASHDRYLIERVTDEAYGMFGDGRLVHLPGGVDEYLARAGDAAGSGAARAAGTGSGADRAAGSGTAGPAGAGDRSVGDAAGGGLSAGDLRAARKELARLERQVGKLERQEAALHEELARHATDFNRLAELDARLREVQAQRGRTEEEWLALAEQVS is encoded by the coding sequence ATGGTGAACATCGTCAATCTGGACCGGGTGTCCAAGGGCTACGGCGCTGCCGGGCAGCTGCTCACCGAGGTCTCGCTGGGACTGGACGACAGCGACCGGATCGGCGTCGTCGGTCTCAACGGCGCCGGGAAATCGACCCTGCTGCGGCTGCTCACCAAGGCCGAGGAACCCGACGCCGGCCGGGTCACCCACCGCCGGGACCTGCGGGTCGCCGCGCTGCCCCAGACGCTCGACCTGGCCGGCGACGCCTCCGTACGGGACGTGGTGCTCGGCACCGCGTGGCTGGCCGAGGGGTTCGGCGCCGAGCACGAGTGGGCCGGCGACGCCGGGGTGCGTACCGTCCTGGACGGTCTCGGCATGCCGCACCTTGGTCTGGACCAGCCGGTCGGGCCGATGTCCGGCGGCGAGCGGCGCCGGGTCGCCCTGGCCGCGTTGCTGATCCGCCCGGCCGAGCTGCTGATCCTGGACGAGCCGACCAACCATCTGGACGTCGCCGGGGTGGCCTGGCTCGCCGCGTACCTGGTGCAGCGGCGCCGGGGCGCGCTGGTGGTGGTCACCCACGACCGGTGGTTCCTCGACGAGGTCTGCACCAACACCTGGGAGGTCGCCGACCAGACGGTCCGCGCCTACGAGGGCGGGTTCGCCGCCTGGACGCTGGCCCGCGCCGAACGGGAGCGGGTCGCGGCGGCCACCGAGGCTCGCCGGCAGAACCTGCTCCGCAAGGAGATCGCCTGGCTGCGCCGTGGCCCGCCGGCCCGTACCTCGAAGCCGCGGTTTCGGATCGAGGCGGCCAACGCGCTGATCGCCGACGTCCCGCCGCCGCGCGACACCGTGTCGCTGCACCGGCTGGCCACCGCCCGGCTCGGCAAGCAGGTCTACGAGCTGGACGACGTGACCGCGTACGCCGGGGAGAAGCTGATCCTCGACGGGCTGACCTGGCAGATCGGTCCGGGGGACCGGTTCGCGATCGTCGGTGCCAACGGTGCCGGCAAGACCACGCTGCTGCGGCTGCTGGCCGGGGTCCGCGCCCCGCAGCAGGGCCGGGTGGTCACCGGGGCGACGGTCCGGCCGGCGTTTCTGTCCCAGGAGCTGGCCGAACTCCCCGGTGAGCTGCGGGTGTTGGAGGCGGTGGAGGAGGTCGCCCGCCGGGTGGTGTTCGGCGACCGGGAGTTGGCCGCCACCCAGTTCGCCGAGATGTTCGGCTTCACCGACCGGCGACTGTGGACCCCGGTCGGCGATCTGTCCGGTGGCGAGCGTCGTCGGCTGCAGCTGCTGCGGCTGCTGGCCGGCGAGCCGAACGTGCTGCTGCTCGACGAGCCCACCAACGACCTGGACACCGACACCCTGGCGGCGCTGGAGGACCTGCTCGACTCGTGGCCGGGCACGCTGATCGTGGCCAGCCACGACCGGTACCTGATCGAGCGGGTCACCGACGAGGCGTACGGCATGTTCGGCGACGGCCGGCTGGTGCACCTGCCCGGCGGGGTCGACGAGTACCTGGCTCGGGCCGGCGATGCCGCCGGCTCCGGGGCGGCGCGGGCAGCCGGGACCGGCTCCGGGGCCGACCGGGCGGCTGGTTCGGGTACGGCCGGCCCGGCGGGGGCCGGCGACCGGTCGGTGGGTGACGCCGCCGGTGGCGGGCTGTCCGCCGGTGACCTGCGGGCAGCCCGCAAGGAGCTGGCCCGACTGGAGCGCCAGGTCGGCAAGCTGGAGCGGCAGGAGGCGGCGCTGCACGAGGAGCTGGCCCGGCACGCCACCGACTTCAACCGGCTCGCCGAGCTGGACGCCCGACTGCGTGAGGTGCAGGCACAGCGCGGCCGTACCGAGGAGGAATGGCTCGCCCTGGCCGAACAGGTGAGCTAG
- a CDS encoding DUF4383 domain-containing protein, translating into MHTPVNHPARPIYRAVAALTGLYLVIFGVAGIIVTSGDALFAQNDSRVLGQGANLGFSGLCLVLGVAVLAGVGLGRNIDTAINKVLAYGLMALSLAELAVLRTDANFLNFTVSTCLVVMIIGLVLLMAAMYGRTGSEQEAQAWRDGRLVL; encoded by the coding sequence ATGCACACCCCCGTCAACCACCCCGCCCGGCCGATCTACCGGGCGGTCGCCGCGCTGACCGGCCTCTACCTGGTGATCTTCGGTGTCGCCGGGATCATCGTCACCAGCGGCGATGCCCTCTTCGCGCAGAACGACAGCCGGGTGCTCGGTCAGGGCGCCAACCTCGGCTTCTCCGGGCTGTGCCTGGTGTTGGGCGTGGCCGTGCTGGCCGGCGTAGGGCTCGGCCGCAACATCGACACGGCGATCAACAAGGTGCTGGCGTACGGTCTGATGGCGTTGAGCCTGGCCGAGCTGGCGGTGCTGCGCACCGACGCCAACTTCCTCAACTTCACGGTCAGCACCTGCCTGGTCGTGATGATCATCGGCTTGGTGCTGCTGATGGCCGCCATGTACGGCCGGACCGGCAGCGAGCAGGAGGCCCAGGCGTGGCGGGACGGCCGGCTGGTGCTCTGA
- a CDS encoding TetR/AcrR family transcriptional regulator has product MSAAQRREQLIVIGRQLFAERGFDATSIEEVASRAKVSKPVVYEHFGGKEGLYAVVVDREVRALLDRITTALTAGHPRELLEQAALALLDYIEAETNGFRVLVRESPLLSAAGNFSSVMNDVAHQVEHILGAEFKSRGYDPKLAELYSQALVGMVALTGRWWLEVRKPRKETVAAHLVNLAWNGLSHLEAKPTLLTRRRKH; this is encoded by the coding sequence ATGTCGGCCGCGCAACGGCGGGAGCAGCTGATCGTCATCGGGCGGCAGCTCTTCGCCGAACGGGGGTTCGACGCCACCTCCATCGAGGAGGTCGCCTCCCGGGCGAAGGTCTCCAAGCCGGTGGTGTACGAGCACTTCGGCGGCAAGGAAGGGCTGTACGCGGTCGTGGTGGACCGGGAGGTCCGCGCCCTGCTCGACCGGATCACCACCGCGCTGACCGCCGGGCATCCGCGTGAGCTGCTGGAGCAGGCCGCGCTGGCACTGCTGGACTACATCGAGGCGGAGACGAACGGCTTCCGGGTGCTGGTCCGCGAGTCGCCGCTGCTGTCGGCCGCCGGCAACTTCTCCAGCGTGATGAACGACGTGGCGCACCAGGTGGAACACATCCTCGGTGCCGAGTTCAAGAGCCGGGGGTACGACCCGAAGCTCGCCGAGCTGTACTCCCAGGCGCTGGTCGGGATGGTCGCGCTGACCGGGCGCTGGTGGCTGGAGGTACGCAAACCGCGCAAGGAGACGGTCGCCGCGCACCTGGTCAACCTGGCCTGGAACGGCCTGTCCCACCTGGAAGCAAAACCCACCCTGCTGACCCGGCGCCGCAAGCACTGA
- a CDS encoding acyl-CoA desaturase, which yields MSTALLEPPQTNPGPAPKPLTVGKQSLGVLIALGAFVTVPFLALLAAVPVAWGGWLGWTDVVIGLVFYVVAGLGITVGFHRYFTHGSFKAKRWLRITLALAGSLAIEGNVIQWVADHRRHHAFSDIEGDPHSPWRFGTSVWGLTKGLLYAHVGWLFHRDLTNQERFTPDLLADKDVRRIDRLFPLLVVVTMVSPALIGGLATWSWQGALTAFFWAGLVRVALLHHITWSINSVCHVYGERPFEVRQGDKASNFWPLAILSFGESWHNLHHADPTCARHGVLRGQIDISARVIWLLEKTGAVSNVRWPKPDRIAAKLVKPAG from the coding sequence ATGTCAACCGCCCTACTCGAACCACCACAGACCAACCCCGGCCCCGCCCCCAAGCCGCTGACCGTCGGCAAACAGTCGCTCGGTGTGCTGATCGCCCTCGGCGCCTTCGTGACCGTCCCGTTCCTGGCGCTGCTCGCCGCCGTACCGGTCGCCTGGGGCGGCTGGCTGGGCTGGACCGACGTCGTCATCGGGCTGGTCTTCTACGTGGTCGCCGGGCTGGGCATCACCGTCGGGTTCCACCGGTACTTCACCCACGGCTCGTTCAAGGCGAAGCGGTGGCTGCGGATCACCCTGGCGCTCGCCGGCTCGCTGGCGATCGAGGGCAACGTGATCCAGTGGGTCGCCGACCACCGCCGCCACCACGCCTTCAGCGACATCGAAGGTGACCCGCACTCCCCGTGGCGGTTCGGCACCAGCGTCTGGGGACTGACCAAGGGCCTGCTCTACGCCCACGTCGGCTGGCTGTTCCACCGGGACCTGACCAACCAGGAGCGGTTCACCCCGGACCTGCTCGCCGACAAGGACGTCCGCCGCATCGACCGGCTCTTCCCGCTGCTCGTGGTGGTCACCATGGTCTCCCCCGCGCTGATCGGCGGCCTGGCCACCTGGTCCTGGCAGGGCGCGCTGACCGCGTTCTTCTGGGCCGGCCTGGTCCGGGTGGCGCTGCTGCACCACATCACCTGGTCGATCAACTCGGTCTGCCACGTCTACGGGGAACGCCCGTTCGAGGTGCGGCAGGGCGACAAGGCGTCGAACTTCTGGCCGCTGGCCATCCTGTCCTTCGGCGAGAGCTGGCACAACCTGCACCACGCCGACCCGACCTGTGCCCGGCACGGCGTACTGCGCGGGCAGATCGACATCTCCGCACGGGTGATCTGGCTGCTGGAGAAGACCGGCGCGGTCTCCAACGTCCGCTGGCCGAAGCCCGATCGGATCGCGGCCAAGCTGGTCAAGCCGGCTGGCTGA
- a CDS encoding TatD family hydrolase gives MTQPAETRRQRAARRAGEFPPPPDPLPVPVIDSHTHLDLTVAEPAVPGRDSGDPVATLIAQAASVGVDRLVQVGVDLESSRWGTELAGGTPAVVATVALHPNEAPRLADLDEALREIEALAAADRVRGVGETGLDHFRTGPDGLAAQQASFRAHIAIAKRYGKPLVIHDRDAHADVLRVLDSEGAPQTVVMHCFSGDADFAADCVRRGFVLSFAGTVTFGNAAGLRAAAAVTPVEQLLVETDAPYLTPAPHRGRPNASYLIPHTVRLLAEVTGTDLTELCAAISATGDRVFGPW, from the coding sequence ATGACGCAGCCAGCCGAGACCCGCCGGCAACGGGCCGCCCGCCGGGCCGGGGAGTTCCCACCGCCACCCGACCCACTGCCCGTACCGGTGATCGACAGCCACACCCACCTGGACCTGACCGTCGCCGAACCGGCGGTGCCCGGCCGGGACAGCGGCGACCCGGTGGCCACCCTGATCGCCCAGGCCGCGTCGGTCGGCGTAGACCGGCTGGTCCAGGTCGGTGTCGACCTGGAGTCGTCGCGCTGGGGCACCGAGCTGGCGGGCGGCACCCCGGCGGTGGTCGCCACGGTCGCCCTGCACCCCAACGAGGCACCCCGACTGGCCGACCTGGACGAGGCGCTGCGCGAGATCGAGGCGCTGGCCGCCGCCGACCGGGTGCGCGGCGTCGGCGAGACCGGGCTGGACCACTTCCGGACCGGGCCGGACGGCCTCGCCGCGCAGCAGGCCAGCTTCCGGGCGCACATCGCGATCGCCAAGCGGTACGGTAAGCCGCTGGTGATTCACGACCGGGACGCGCACGCCGACGTGCTGCGGGTGCTCGACTCCGAAGGCGCCCCGCAGACCGTGGTGATGCACTGCTTCTCCGGCGACGCGGATTTCGCCGCCGACTGCGTGCGGCGCGGCTTCGTACTCAGCTTCGCCGGTACGGTGACCTTCGGCAACGCCGCCGGGCTGCGCGCCGCGGCCGCCGTGACGCCGGTCGAGCAGCTGCTGGTGGAGACCGACGCGCCGTATCTGACGCCGGCGCCGCACCGGGGCCGGCCGAACGCTTCCTATCTGATCCCGCACACCGTCCGGCTGCTGGCCGAGGTCACCGGCACCGACCTGACCGAGCTGTGCGCCGCGATCTCGGCCACCGGCGACCGGGTCTTCGGGCCGTGGTGA